In Mus musculus strain C57BL/6J chromosome 14, GRCm38.p6 C57BL/6J, the following are encoded in one genomic region:
- the Gja3 gene encoding gap junction alpha-3 protein precursor, with product MGDWSFLGRLLENAQEHSTVIGKVWLTVLFIFRILVLGAAAEEVWGDEQSDFTCNTQQPGCENVCYDRAFPISHIRFWALQIIFVSTPTLIYLGHVLHIVRMEEKKKEREEELLRRDNPQHGRGREPMRTGSPRDPPLRDDRGKVRIAGALLRTYVFNIIFKTLFEVGFIAGQYFLYGFQLQPLYRCDRWPCPNTVDCFISRPTEKTIFVIFMLAVACASLVLNMLEIYHLGWKKLKQGVTNHFNPDASEARHKPLDPLPTATSSGPPSVSIGFPPYYTHPACPTVQAKAIGFPGAPLSPADFTVVTLNDAQGRNHPVKHCNGHHLTTEQNWTRQVAEQQTPASKPSSAASSPDGRKGLIDSSGSSLQESALVVTPEEGEQALATTVEMHSPPLVLLDPGRSSKSSNGRARPGDLAI from the coding sequence ATGGGCGACTGGAGCTTCCTGGGGCGGCTGCTGGAGAACGCACAGGAGCACTCTACAGTCATCGGCAAAGTGTGGCTGACCGTGCTGTTCATCTTCCGCATTCTGGTGTTAGGGGCGGCAGCCGAGGAGGTGTGGGGCGACGAGCAATCGGACTTCACCTGCAACACACAGCAGCCAGGCTGTGAGAACGTCTGCTACGACCGCGCTTTCCCCATTTCGCACATCCGCTTCTGGGCGCTGCAAATCATCTTCGTGTCTACGCCCACCCTCATCTATCTGGGCCACGTGCTACACATCGTGCGcatggaggagaagaagaaagagcggGAGGAAGAGCTGCTGAGGAGAGACAACCCTCAGCACGGCCGTGGTCGCGAGCCAATGCGTACAGGGAGCCCGCGGGACCCTCCACTACGCGATGACCGTGGCAAGGTGCGCATCGCAGGTGCGCTGCTGCGGACCTACGTCTTCAACATCATCTTCAAGACACTCTTCGAAGTGGGGTTCATCGCGGGCCAGTACTTTCTATACGGCTTCCAGCTGCAGCCACTTTACCGCTGCGACCGCTGGCCCTGCCCCAACACTGTGGACTGTTTCATCTCCAGGCCCACAGAGAAGACCATCTTTGTCATCTTCATGCTGGCTGTGGCCTGTGCGTCACTGGTACTCAACATGCTGGAGATTTACCACCTGGGCTGGAAGAAGCTCAAGCAGGGAGTTACTAACCACTTCAACCCAGATGCCTCAGAAGCCAGGCACAAGCCCTTGGACCCCCTACCCACGGCCACCAGCTCTGGCCCGCCCAGCGTCTCCATCGGGTTCCCACCTTATTACACACACCCTGCCTGTCCCACAGTACAGGCAAAGGCCATAGGGTTTCCTGGGGCCCCACTATCACCAGCAGACTTCACAGTGGTGACTCTAAACGATGCTCAAGGCAGAAACCACCCAGTCAAACACTGCAATGGCCACCACCTGACGACAGAGCAGAACTGGACCAGGCAAGTGGCAGAGCAGCAGACTCCAGCCAGCAAGCCCTCTTCAGCAGCATCCAGCCCTGATGGCCGCAAGGGGCTCATTGACAGCAGTGGCAGCAGCTTACAGGAGAGTGCCTTGGTAGTGACGCCAGAGGAGGGGGAACAGGCTTTGGCCACCACAGTGGAGATGCACTCGCCACCGTTGGTCCTCCTGGACCCAGGAAGGTCCAGCAAGTCCAGCAACGGACGTGCCAGACCAGGTGACTTGGCCATCTAG